The Acropora muricata isolate sample 2 chromosome 4, ASM3666990v1, whole genome shotgun sequence genome contains the following window.
atcattaattatttttgtctttgctGTTACTGTTTTGCATATTTGAAGGGAGTTGGGAGGACACCTTTACCTTAATTATTGTCCGAATTTTTtcccagaagtgatggtgatgTTCGCTAAAAGAGTGAAGGAAACACTTTGCGATCCTTTATACAGCATTGAAATCAGCatgcatgcatctaattatcAAAAACAATCCTGGACATTTTATCGCCAAGATATGAGACTGCAAAAGTTGCCTTTATATCTATAGATTCTAAACATGCTTAAAATTGAGAAGCAACAGTGATCATATATACCATCATTATTGTATAAAAAGGGGCGTAAGTTTTAGGTTGCGCACCATACCTCCATGAGAGATCACTTTCATGTAAGGCTCGAGTAGTTTTAAATCGAGGACCTTTTCCCTTCCATTCACACTCACAGTGTGCCAGCGAAACCTGGAATCTGCATTAACTTCTGATATcattttctcatgtaaatgtCCTTGCTCATTATCACCATGAATTTCTCCTTCTTGTTCTGTTGTGCTGTCACCATTGTCcatgtcatcatcatcaacttCTTCTTCATCTCCTTCATACTCTTCCTCACTGTCAGAATATCTCTCACTACTGTCTTCCTCTGGGATAAAGTTACTCTCACATGTGTCATGTTCTTCTTTCAGAAGTCTTCCAGCAGCTGACTGGCTTCTTGGTCTTGACTTTTCTTTGCCTTTGGTTAGAAATTGCAAATTAACGTTATCTGACTGTGACATTAACTTGACAGGGTACAGTGACACCACTgttaaactcatcaccaatagatgagcttgggaactggttcCTTAAAAGTTGTTAAGGAGCATGAGCAAATTCAGGCCCAGAagggaggtatccatggcaataCAATGGGCAGAAGCGCCTCTGAATGCAAGCACTGTCATATCAAAAAGGATGCTGTGAAAGATACCCACCCGACCCCATACCTTCTAATGCCCTAAACTGAGAGGGCTGGAAAGGATGTGCTGGAATACACAAGGATTCGTGAAATTCAGGCCACCAAGTGGCCAAGAGGTAAGCAACAAGCCCCTATGACCACCCTGCAGAATACATAAGCTTATTAAAGGGGAAGGCATTTGGTCGCATTGCCTCAGGCTTTTTGAGTGTATGACATTTAGTCATATTACACTACAAGTAAGTACAAATGACACCCCATAACTTGAACCCTTCTTTAATACATGCATTATGTACAGATCACCAAGCTTTAGAGATCTTTGGATTGGCTCTGTGCATGAAATTCAGTTTGCCCCTTTTGGAAGCACAAAGTTGAGCCTAATGTCAATAGCTTCAATCCTGGGTTTTCCTGATTGCATTATTTTAATACCTGGATTATTGCTGCTGTAGTGGAAAATGatattattaaaacaaaatcCTTCAAGTTCAGAAATTTCAGCCCTGATAAAGAATGAACTATCAAGCATTGATTTAACAGATTCAAGAACATGACATGTATTAATTAGATCATCTGAATCATTGGACTGGACAATACTTGTAAAGACTATTTTTTGTGTAACAACTGACGAAAGCTTTTAAGACATGATTGACTGTCTGTTCTCAATACCTATGCATGTACATATGTCTTATACTTTTATCATgtattaattataattaattattgtaGCTAGGTGTCCCCAATTACTGTACactgagttcgactctggccggaccaacactcagggtcataaaataactgagtagaaagtgctgcctttgtaattacatcagcaaatggtttatagactttcaagtcttctcggataaggactataaaccataggtacacaataccttccatgttataagttcaatgtgggacgttaaagaacccacacactattcaaaaagagtagggcatgaagtttcctggtgctgtggctgtcctttgtgttgttccttctgggttggtgctttacatagggataacctcatgcacctttcccccttggacagaaatgtccaagaaaaatgactattAACTATTACCTGGCTCATTAATAATACCACACAAATCCTCAATAGAAAGCGTTTTTTTCCTCATCCCTTGGATCTCTGTGTCCTCATCATTTTCCTCTGCAATGGCAAGAAAGACTGGGGCAAGAAGCTCAGTACCTGCAACATCTGCGTGGTCATCAAAAGACAGCTCCCGCAacattattttctgttttctatcTAAATAGAAAAAGGGAATGACAATGAAACATGttggaagaagaaaaaggatTTACCactgatcatcatcatcatcattttcataaCTACGTGTATGTCTATAGCCCTCCCCagatggaaaaaaattaataggcCATTAAAAATTACCAGGATCTTGTAGAAACTAGGCCAAAGGTAAAGTGGTTTTGCTGTGTATTTATGTGTGGCATGTTTTTTAAAGGACTACAGTACAAGAGCAGTCTAACATCGAAGAACTTGCTCTAGAGTCCTCTTTAAGTGCTTTGCCAACAAGCAACACAAGAGAGAAATCAAAATGAAACAGGTTGTTTTGTTGATTAAGGTGAGAAAAGGCTCAGCCAAGTAAAGCACTAACTTTTGGTTTGGTGTCACCTTCAGTAAGTGTTGGACATTGTCATAAATCTCTCTAATTTCAGAAGCTTTATGTACCTGCATCCAGAGAACAAAATTCCCCAAACAAACCATCACCTTCCCATTCTCCGGTATCATACTCAAGAGAAGTCTCCAAAGCACCAGGTAGGCTACTGGAAAACAAGCCATCGTCGACATCCGAAAGCCCTCCTTTATCTATCACATTTGTATCAACAGTCATCAACTTGACACATGTTTTATCATCCTGGCTTCCATTGGCAGAATCACCCTGATATTTCCACATTCCAGAATCATGAAATTGATTTTCTTCTGTATTGTTATCTAAAACGGTAATTTCATTCATTGTCACTTCTTCATTCTTCTCTCCATTTAATGTTGCTATGGAAGTCGATAAATTTGTCAATGCTGACTTTATAACATCTGCCGAAAGAAATCCAACGTAATCTTGAATTGCTTTCGATTCCTTAAAGAGAGGAAGCAATGCCTCAAAATTATCTTCATTCAATTGGACACTTTCATTTTCTGTGGAACTCAAGTCTCTGATATCTCCTATCAATTCTTTGTCATTCAAAAATCCATAGCAAGTGTCATGCAATGATTCTGTGATAATGCTGTAGACAAATCTATCACagtttgatttcaatttttctaGGCCAACCCGGCTTAGTTTTTGTGTCATTATAGTCTTGTCTTTAACCTTCTGTGCCTTGTGTTCCTCCTCACTGATTCTGTTTGACCAACTCACATCTAAGAGTTGAGACAACAAATTATCAATAAACTTTTCACAGTACTGTTCTAAGGCCAATATTTCACTTTCATTGAGTGACAACCTGCCCTCGCGTAGCCCAGCTCTAACACCAGGGTCTAAAGAGGAGATCAAAGCCTCTTTGATTGTCATGTTAGTTGCCTCTTCACAGATCTCATTCAGCAATTCCAGGTCAGGAGAATGCCCTTCCATTGGGATGCTGTCAGGATTCTTTGCATTATATTGTATAAGACCATTATCTAAAATGTATTGTGGgtcttgtttgttttcagtagttgaaattattatttcttcatCTGACTCCCTCCTGTCCCCATTTGTGGAGAAGCTTGTAAAACCCACATTTGATGACACATTGCTTACAGATAGCTCCTGTCCAATGGTTTTATCTTTCAAATCGGATGAGCCTTGTATTGACTCAACAGCTGTGTTCCACATTCCATTTTCAGTAGAGTGTTCAACCAAAGTTTTATtttgcaaacacatctcttGAGCAAGTGAGATATCAAATGGGCTAGGCGCTACCACTCCCTCAGAATTCAATGTAACATAACTGCCTGATGAAACTTTGGAGTCAGCAGCCTCCTGCACGGCAACATAACTATCTGAGGTCACTGTTAAATCAACATTTGATAAAGCTGAATTATAAACTGATGGAGAATCTTCTTTAGTCTCAGTTGAAAGTACTGAGTCATGAAGTTGAGAGCTATCCTGATAAATGGCAGTAACTAAGGTCTTCTGAACCGGAGAAAGTGCTTCATTTGAAGCTGCTGAAAACTGTTCTGTTATATCAGATTGTGAGTGGGTGAAATCTTTTGTAGGAGTACTGGTTCTCTGGTTATCTTGACTTTCATTAGACTGATTGCTTTCCAATGGGAATGATTCATCTTGAGAGGCCATGTTTCACTACACTTCATTACAGTTAGTCTTTCAATGATTAGTCTTGAGTTTTTGAATCAAGAATCCATGTGTCAGCCAGGATACTGTTCTAATCCTTTGTAAACAAAGTAAAAGAAAGATTCTTaaccaatgaaagaagaatGACAGATATAaacaatatgaaaaacaaattgttacCTAGTGATGAAAAAACAATGAATTGCAATATGAACAGTAATAATTACGTTTTTTCGAGTAATGATGtattatgtgtatatatatattatataatttATAATGTTATGTTACGGTGATGTTGTCTaaa
Protein-coding sequences here:
- the LOC136914391 gene encoding uncharacterized protein; the protein is MASQDESFPLESNQSNESQDNQRTSTPTKDFTHSQSDITEQFSAASNEALSPVQKTLVTAIYQDSSQLHDSVLSTETKEDSPSVYNSALSNVDLTVTSDSYVAVQEAADSKVSSGSYVTLNSEGVVAPSPFDISLAQEMCLQNKTLVEHSTENGMWNTAVESIQGSSDLKDKTIGQELSVSNVSSNVGFTSFSTNGDRRESDEEIIISTTENKQDPQYILDNGLIQYNAKNPDSIPMEGHSPDLELLNEICEEATNMTIKEALISSLDPGVRAGLREGRLSLNESEILALEQYCEKFIDNLLSQLLDVSWSNRISEEEHKAQKVKDKTIMTQKLSRVGLEKLKSNCDRFVYSIITESLHDTCYGFLNDKELIGDIRDLSSTENESVQLNEDNFEALLPLFKESKAIQDYVGFLSADVIKSALTNLSTSIATLNGEKNEEVTMNEITVLDNNTEENQFHDSGMWKYQGDSANGSQDDKTCVKLMTVDTNVIDKGGLSDVDDGLFSSSLPGALETSLEYDTGEWEGDGLFGEFCSLDADRKQKIMLRELSFDDHADVAGTELLAPVFLAIAEENDEDTEIQGMRKKTLSIEDLCGIINEPGKEKSRPRSQSAAGRLLKEEHDTCESNFIPEEDSSERYSDSEEEYEGDEEEVDDDDMDNGDSTTEQEGEIHGDNEQGHLHEKMISEVNADSRFRWHTVSVNGREKVLDLKLLEPYMKVISHGGYFSDTRSTIIVIAACYLPDRGLSNYDYLMEQLFFYIISTMELLAVHEEYYLVYLNGGTRQHNMPYVAWMKRFYQLIEGGLKKRMKEMFIVHANFRLKVIITLAKPFLNAVFWRKLIFVHSLGSLSSRIPVDYIYIPDEVMKVDPAYRHVHNGGL